GTTGCTCTCGGTGGCAAGCCACCTGTCGGATAGCTAAGAGGCTGTCTACAAAGCTGCCGAGACTGCCGACGTAGCAGCAATAGCTATGGCTACGAAGATAGCTATGGAAATACCTATGCACACAGCAGCTGCAATGGCAAGCCCCCTAGCCCACTGAAGCGACTTGCGACTTGCGTTCTCAGCCTCTGCGTAGTTGCCTCTATCATAGTGTGTAGAGACCTGTATCGAGTAGATAAGCGGTATGATCCCTAGCGGAAAGAAGAATAAGACGCAGAGGATGCTCCACACAAGGTTGTCGGGTGGCATTGCGGGTCGGTTTTGTGGCTGCATGGGGTTGCCATAGCCATACGGGGTGCCGTAAGCCGGAGCTCCTGCGTAAGGATTGGGACCAGGTGCTTGGTACCCAAAGAGGGGACGTAGCTCATCCAGAGTCTGAGCGGTACAAGCATCGCTCATTCCATCGACGCGTATTATAGTCTGGGGAGTAATCCTTCGTGCGGACAACTCCTCAAGCGTGTAGGGACCTAGTTCTTGTCCATTGCAGACGATGTAGTACAGCCTCATGCTTCTAGTTTATTTTATGATTTATATGAGCGAGATCGCAAAGCTTAGCGAAGCTCAGAATCTCTTTTTTGGGCTCAATCTATGTTCTTCGTACGCAAAGGTATGTAATCACTTGGACTTATACAATAGTGCTAGATGCTGCTTGTCGGGGTAGCAATAGCACGCTCGAAAGATGTGTCTCCCTCTACTCTCTAATCTCTAATCTCTAATTTCTAACCTCTAATCTCTAGTCTCCCCTCTCCCTTGACGGAAAAGTTGTACTTTTGGCACAACAACGAGCGAAAGAACTATGGATTCTGTACGAGCGAAGAAATATCTGGGGCAGCACTTTCTCACGGATCGTGGTGCAGCACAGCGCATTGCCGACTCGATCGCCGACTATCTCGGTACGCCGATACTAGAGGTGGGCCCTGGCATGGGCGTCCTGACGCAGCCACTCCTAGAGGCGGGGCACGACCTGCAGGTGATCGACATAGATCACGAGAGTATCGAATATCTGCACCAGCACTTTCCGCAATTGAGCCAGGAGGGGCGGATCATCGAGGGGGACTTTCTCAAGCTCCCCGCTGAGGAGCTGATACCTGGTCGGGCGGACACGCCTTTTGTGGTGATCGGCAACTATCCGTACAATATCTCTTCGCAGATCTTCTTTCGCATCCTAGAGCTACGCGAGCGCATCCCTGCTGTAGCGGGTATGCTACAGCACGAGGTGGCACAGCGGCTGTGTGCCTCGCCTGGAGGGCGTGACTACGGCATCCTGAGCGTCTTGCTCCAGTGCTGGTACGACTGCGACTACCTCTTTAAGGTGTCTAAGCGTGACTTCAATCCACCGCCCAAGGTAGATGGCGGCGTTATGATCGCACGACGAAATAGTCGCACCGCACTACCCTGCGATGAGGCTAACTTCAAGCGGGTGGTCAAAACCGCCTTCGGACAGCGTCGGAAGATGCTACGCAATGCCTTGATGTCGCTCTTTGGCAAGGAGTTCCCCTACGCTGATCATGAGATCTTCACGCTTCGTGCGGAGCGTCTCTCGGTAGAGGACTTCATCGGCCTCACCTTAATGTACGAAGCTCTACCAACTGACAACCTAACAACACCTTAAATACAACCTTTATGAAAAGCATCCTACGTATCTTACTGCTGCTCCTCCCCACGCTCTCACTGCTGGGGCAGCAAAAGGAGTACCCCCTACCAGAGCGACCTGCGAAGAATGTGATCCTCCTTATCTCAGACGGCACCTCGCTACCGACAGTCTCACTGGCACGCTGGTACCAGAGGGCGCTCGACCCTCAGGCGCAGCACCTATCGCTCGACCCTTACCTCTCGGGGAGTGTCATCACCTACTGCTCCAATGCGCCTATCGGGGACTCGGCTCCGACCACCTCTTGCTATATGACGGGAGTTCCTTCGATCGATGGCTTTATCGCGACCTATCCGTACAGCGAGCCACACAATGACTTGGTACCGCTCGACTCTTCGTGGGCTTATCGACCTGTCGTGACCCTTTTGGAGGCTGCCAAGCAGAAGCAAGGCAAGCGTATCGGGGTCGTCTGTACGTGCGAATTTCCCCACGCTACGCCAGCAGACTGCACGGCTCACTCGTCCTCTCGTAAGCTCTACAAGAGCATCGTGCCACAGATGGTGGACAATGGCGTGGACCTCCTCCTAGGCGGTGGTACCTCGCTGATGACGAGCGAACTAAAGGAGCGTCTGAACCGCCAGGGCATAGCACTTTACCTCGATGATCTCGCAGCTATGCGGGTGCATCGAGGGGGCGGTATGTGGGCACTCTTCGACAAGATGGATATGCCGTACGACCTGGACAGGCGTTCGCTGGGAGACACGCTGCGCTATCCTTCGCTGGCTGAGATGACAGAGACGGCGATCCGTAATCTGGAGAACCCTAACGGCTTCGTGCTGATGGTCGAGGGTAGCAAGGTAGACTGGGCGGCTCACGCCAACGATCCCGTGACGATGGCTACAGAGTTTCTAGCTTTTGACAAGGCGGTTGCCGTGGCGCTGGACTATGCACAGCGGGACGGGAATACGATCGTCCTCGTGACGGCAGATCATGGTAATAGTGGTATGAGCATCGGTCGTGTGGATCGGGGCTATGCGCGTCTGACACTCGATGAACTGATCATGCCGCTGACACGCTTTCGCTATAGCTCGGTAGAGCTGGGTCGCAAGACGAGCCAGACGGCTCTCTCACACTTGGCCGACAGTCTCTACAGCTGGAGCGGTATACGTCCTTCGGATGAGGAGCTGGCGGAGATCAATGCTGTCGAGGACTATGCCTGCTCGACACTCTCGGCTGAGCAACGCAAGGCGAAGTATGCGGAGCTGGGCTGGAGCCAGAAGTATCGTCTGAAGGAGTACTTTGTGGACTGGATGAAGCGTCACCTGCTCATTGGCTTTACAACGCATGGGCATACAGGCGAAGAGGTCTTTCTCGCTAGCTACACGCCACAGCAGTTGACACCGATCAGAGGTTGTGTGACCAACATTGATCTGCATAACTATATGCGTACGCAACTGGGGCTGGAGCAGACAATGCTGGAGCTGTCGGAGGAGTACTATGCGCCACACGATGCGCTCTTTCCTCAGGCTCAGTATGAGATAACGGGCGACCAGCCCGAGGAGAAGCGAATCACGATCCACTACAAGGGACACGCGATCGAGCTACGCGCCTACCAGCGCAGAGCATGGGTTGACGGGGTGGAGCAAGAACTCCCGACGCCTGTTGTCTACGTCTCCGAGACGAACAAGTTTTACCTCTCTCGTAGCTTGGTGCGCCAGCTTTAGCTATACCTGCTTGAGTCGACGCATCAGTAGCGGCGACACGACTAGTAGCAGGACCGCTAGCAGGACGACGCCGATGCCGACACCTTGACCTAGGGAGAGTTCCTCGCCTAGAGCTAGTGCCCCGACGATGACGGCTGTGAGTGGTTCCAGCGCGCCCATGATAGCGGTCGGCGTGGAACCTATTCGCTGTACCGCCCAGACGAGCGTGATATTAGCGCAGACGGTCGGGATGAGTGCTAGCAGGGCGGTATAGATCCATTGCGTCGTATTGTCTAGGAGGAGGTTGGCGCCAGTCGCTTTGCAAAAGAGCGCAAAGAGTATGGCCGAAAGTCCCATGACGTAGGTGGTCAGCTTGAAGCTGCTCATCGGCTCTAGGCGAGAGTGCCGAAGGATCACGATGTAGGTGGCGTAGCAAAAGCCTGAAAAAAGTACCGTAAGCAACGGCCTGAGCGGTATGGAGGTCACATCTGACTCGAAGAAGCCAGAGATGAGCGATACGCCACCTAAAGCTAAGAGGACAGCCAGCCCCTGCAGTACATTGATCCGCTGACGAAAGACGACAAACATGAGTAGCACCACAAATGTTGGGTAGCTGAAGTGTAGCACCGTAGCGACTCCGGACGGCATGTGCTGGTAGCCCTCGATGAGCAGGAAGGAGGAGAAGAAGTACAAGACAGACAAGGCAAGCAGGATCAAGAAGCTTCGCCACGATACCCGTAGCGACTCTCTACGTATCACGACGATGCTACCGACGATGAGTGCTGCAATGAGAAAGCGGTACATCAGCACGGTCCCCTCTGCCACGCCCTGCGACAGCACGGGTATGCTCAGCAGAGGTATCAGTCCAAAGGTGGCCGATGAGATGAGTCCCATCAGATAGCCCAGCCAGTCGGTCGAGGGGGTAGTTGTCTTGTCTGTCATATAATATGAGATTATTGGGTCGTATAGAAAGGAGCCTCATTGCTCTAGTTACAATCGTACGCTAGACCAATGAGGCTCTTTATATGATAGCGTGATATGCGCCTCTGCTATCGAGCGAGACGACTATCCAAGATATGCCTTTAGGTATTCGCAGCGGTCAGACTGCTTGAGACGGCGGATCGCTTTCTCCTTGATCTGACGCACACGCTCACGAGAGAGCTTGGTGCGCTCACCGATCTCCTCGAGAGTCATCTCAGGACAACCGATGCCGAAGAAGCAGCGTAGCACCTCCGCCTCACGATCTCCCAGCTGATCCAGGATACGATCTATCTCCGCAGAGAGAGACTCGTTGATCAGACTGCTATCGGTCGAGGGCGTGTCTTCATTGACCAGGACGTCTAGCATGTTATTGTCCTCACCCTCTACAAAGGGAGCGTCGAGCGACTGATGCTTGCCCTGCACCTTGAGTGCCTCACGGATCTTGTCCTCGGGGAGCTCCAGCTCAGCAGCTATCTCCTGCGGACTAGGACGACGACCATTGAGCTGCTCGAACTTGACGATCGCCTTATTCATCTTCTGCTGCAGTCCCACCTGATTGAGCGGCAGACGCACGATGCGTGACTGCTCTGCTAGTGCCTGCAGGATAGACTGACGGATCCACCATACAGCGTAGGAGATGAACTTAAATCCACGTGTCTCGTCAAACTTCTCGGCCGCCTTGATCATTCCAATGTTTCCCTCATTGATCAGGTCAGGAAGGCTCAGGCCTTGGTTCTGATATTGCTTTGCCACAGAGACGACAAACCGGAGGTTGGCCTCCACCAGCTTGTTCAATGCACGCCGATTACCACGATGTATCTCACGCGCCAGCTCCACTTCCTCTTCGGGAGATATGAGGCTCGTTCGCCCGATCTCTTGGAGGTAACGATCCAGCGACGCACTCTCACGATTGGTGATCGACTGATTGATTTTTAATTGTCTCATTGCCATGGCTATACTCGATTTAAAGGGTTAACTCTACAATACGTTCACGCACTCCAATCATCCACAGAAGAGCGCTGTACGCAAAGGGGTACAAATACTCAGTGTACTCAAACCGGTTGCAAAGGTCGTAAAAACAAATGACATGAACGACATTTGTAAGATACATTAACCTTTGAAGGTCTAAGCAATACTCTTTTGAAGCTCCTAGAGAGCGTTGGTTTAAGTCTCTAGAGGTAGCAACAGCTCCATCTCTCTGGTCTTTAGAGAGCCAAACGTCTAAAAGTTTATTTCATCACTCTAAGGTCGACTCCATAATCACTCTAAGATATCCTCCATAACGTCGTCGACAGCATCATCGACAGCGTCGCTCAGAGACTCGTGTAGGTCGACCGTTGCCTGCTCGCCACATGGAGAGAAGCCCGCAGGCACGTTAAATGGCGTACTCGCCGAGTAGCCCAGCGATGGGTCTGCGTAGACAGCCTTCATAAAGTAGCCAAAGACGGGCAGAGCAGCCGAGGCTCCCTGACCATACGCCATGGAGCGGAAGTGTATCGAGCGCTCCTCGCCACCGACCCAGCAACCGGCCACGATCTCTGGAGAGAAGCCGACGAACCAACCATCGCTGTTGCGCTGTGTCGTACCCGTCTTACCACCCAGAGGCATCGTCAGATTGTGTCGGAAGCGCAGTCGGCCACCCGTACCGCCATCAACCACGGCACGCATCATGTCGAGCATCTGCAGGGCTGCTCGTGCGGGAAGTACCTCCGTAAGATTGGCCGTAAAGGTCGCCACCACATTGCCATAACGATCCTCGATACGAGTCACAGGAATCGGATCAACGCGGATACCTTGATTGACAAAAGCACTGTATGCCGCCACCATCTCGCTGACCGTCACATCGGGCGTACCGAGAGCCACCGAGACGACAGGGTCTATGTCACCCTTGATGCCGAAGGAGTGGAGCAGTCGAACAAAGGTGTAGGGTGATGTGCGCCCCATCAGGTAGGCCGTGACCCAGTTAGAGGAGTTTTGCAGTCCCCACTTGATCGAGACCATCTCGCCCACCCGCTTAGCTCCAGTATTGCGCGGCGTCCACGCCTTGCCATTTGCATCATAGAGCGTGATCGGCTGATGCATCACCTGCTCACAGGGAGAGATACCCTGTATCATGCTGAGGGAGTAGAGAAAAGGCTTGATCGTCGACCCCACCTGTCGTCGTCCCTGCGAGACCATATCATACTTAAACGTGCGGAAGTCCACATCTCCGACATAAGCCAGGATATTACCATTGTGCGGATTCATCGCCATGAAGCCCGTATGGAGGAAGCGCTTGTAGTATAGTACCGAGTCGCGAGGAGTCATCTCCTTGTCGACCCAGCCGTTGTAGCTCCAGACGCGCATCTTGCGCTTTTGGTCAAAGGTCTTGCGTATCTCCTCAGGCGACATGCCAAGCTTCTTGAGTGAGCGCCAGCGATCCGTGTTGTGTAGCGCACGCTCGATAGCATCTTTGCGTTGCTGTGCTGTCAGGTCGCTACTGTAAGGAGCCAGCTTAGAGCCCCGCATCTCACGATCGAAGTTAGGCTGTACGAACTCGCTCATGTGCTTCTGTACCGCCTCCTCAGCGTACTGCTGCATACGGCTATCTATCGTGCCGTAGATCTTGAGTCCATCGGCATAGAGATCGTAGTGAGATCCGTCAGACTTCTTGTTCTTCTGACACCACCCATAGATCGGCTGTGTCTCCCAGAGGAGCGAGTCGATAGCGTACTGCTCTTGATTCCACTGCGAGTAGTCACTTCTCTTAGGCTTCTTGGCCGTCAGTAGGAGGCGCACGAACTCTCTATAATAAGGAGCCAAACCATCGGAGTGCGTATTGCTGGTGAAGTTGAGATGTATCGGCTCAGCCATGGCAGTCGTGTAGGTCTCCTCGGAGATGTATCCTGCTTTCTTCATCTGTAGGAGTACCGTGTTGCGACGATTCAGCGGCGCCTCGCTGTCGGCGTGCAGGACAGGGTTGTAGAGCGAGGGGTTCTTGCACATACCCACCAGCATCGCTGACTCGTTTAGGTTCAGCTCTGAGGGCTTCTTGCCAAAGTAAGTCTGCGCAGCCGATCGGATACCGATAGCGTTGTAGAGGAAGTCAAACTGATTGAGATACATCGCTATGATCTCCTCCTTGGTGTAGTTGCGCTCCAGCTTGATCGCTATAACCCACTCGATCGGTTTCTGCAGGAGGCGCTGCAACGTCGATTTAGCATGAGGCGAGTATAGTTGCTTAGCCAGCTGCTGTGTGATGGTACTACCTCCACCACTAGCGGTATGGCGCAGCACACCACGCTTGATCACGGCACGCCCCACGCCTCGGATATCGACACCCGAGTGCTTGTAAAAACGCACATCCTCCGTAGCTACTAGAGCCTGCACCAGAGGCTCCGCCAGCTCGTCATAGCTCACGTAGATGCGATTTGTCGAGCCGTGCGCGTAGGATCCTAGTTGCACACCATCGTCCGAGATGAGCACAGAGGCATACTTGTCGATAGGGTTTTGCAACTGCTCCACATCAGGCATATAGCCTATGACTCCGTGCCAGATCAATATGAATATGATTAAGACCAAAGTCCAAAAGGCTCCAAAGAGCCACCACAGCACCTTGATGATCTTTCCTTTCATACGAAAGAGTTTTTCTACTATAATATAAGAGTGAGAAGCCGACTGACGCAGCTCAGAGAGACAACCTCCGAGACATTACTTCGCATGGATCTGAGGGAGAGATTTGCGTTCCTTGATCAGGCCAGCGTTGAAAGCGTGGAGGAGTTTCTCCAGATCGTCCACCTGCTGCTGTAGGTCAGCGCCCACATCAGTGTCGGCCACCAGCATGCGGTGTGTCGTGCGCTCTGAGATGACCGTCACGCTCTTGATATCCTCCATCAGCTCTACCGCACGGCGCATCGTCGTAAAGGGCTCGTGCTGCACCAGCTGCATACCTTGCGAATTATAGATCAAAGTGTAGCCTGCGATGCCCGTACTGCTCTGATAGGCTCGGCTAAAGCCCCCATCGATGATCATCAGCTTGCCACCAGCTGCGATAGGCTTCTCGCCCTTGGCCACCTTGACCGGGACATGCCCGTTGATCACGTGACAGTCTTCGCCCTCTAGGCCAAACTCACGGAGGATCATCTCGATCGTCTCTCGATCCTGGCGATACTTAAAGTAGTAGCCCTTCGTCTCCGTATGGGTCTTCTTGTCAGCAACGAAGTAACGCTCGAAGGTGGTCATAGCAGACTTGTCAAAGAGTGGCGAGTCGGGGCCGCACCAGAGGTAGAAGATATAGTCCACGGCAGCCTCATGCTTCGGATGACTATGCCTAGAGGGATGCGCCAGGCGCACCACACGATCTATCTCATCTAGTAGCGCACGACCACGTAAGGGCTGCGAGTCGAGGACACGCACCGCCTTGAGTTGTCCCGAGGCATCTAGCGGCATCGAGGCGTGGTAGAGCAGGTTGCCGTTGCACACGAGGTACATACTACCGAGTCGATAGAAAGCGTCTATATGCGTATGAAGTCGCTCACTCGTAGCGAAGGAGCGGCGCAAGCGATCCATCACCTCCTCCTCTTGAGGCGTGAGACGATAAGGATCCTTCGGATCGATCGTGGGGAAGTTCATATCGAGCATCTCATGCACACCATAGTCTTCGTTGGGATTGGTATGCGAGAGATCGACCGTGCCAGCCTCAAAGTCTATCTTGTGGAGTAGGTCACGCTCCTGCATCTGCCACTCCGGGTGGCGAGCGATCAACTGATGCTCCAGCTTGAACTGGATAATGCTGATCGCCTTGTGCATCTGGCTAATCAGGTAAATGCCCTTCTCATCGTACGAAGCATCTGAGTCTCCCAGCTTGGGCTTAAAGTAAGTACACGGATCACCCGCATAGACCTCACTAGCTAAGCGAGATAGTGGCATCAAGTTGATCCCGTATCCATCCTCGATAGTGTCTAGATTGGCATAGCGCAGAGCGATACGTATGACGCAGGCTATGCACGCATCATTGCCCGCTGCAGCACCCATCCAGAGCATATCGTGATTGCCCCACTGTATATCTACATTGTGGTAGTCTAGGAGCGTATCCATGATGTACTGAGCACCAGGACCACGGTCGTAGATGTCGCCCACGATGTGGAGGCGATCTATGACAAGACGCTTGATCGTTGCTGAGATAGCGCAGATGAAGTCCTCCGCCTTGCCCGTAGAGATGATTGTAGAGATGATGCTAGAGATGTAAGCCGACTTGTTGGGGTTGACCCCGTCCTCGTGTAATAGCTCCTGGATAATGTAGCTATACTGGGGCGGTAGCGCCTTGCGCACCTTCGAGCGGGTGTACTTCTCCCCCACCTTACGGCACACCTTGACGAGGCGATTGAGCGTCACCTTGTACCACTCCTCGTTAATTTGGTCCGCCTCGTGGAGCTGCTCCAGCTTAGCTTGCGGATAGTATATCAGCGTAGCTAGCTCACGCATCTGTAGCTCCATCATCTGCCCAGCAAAGACCTCGCGTATCTTACGCATCACGCTGCCGGAGGCATTCTTCAGCACATGATCGAAGGCCTCATGCTCACCATGCACATCTGCGAGAAAGTGCTCCGTACCCTTCGGAAGGCTTAGGATAGCCTGTAGATTGATGATCTCTGTAGAGACCTCGGCAGAGTTGCGAAACTGGTTAGAGAGGAGCTGGAGGTACCTCAAGTCGTCCTTTGCAGCCTGTATGTCAGTCTTGTCTTGCATCATGTCTATCTATTACTAGGGATATAACACGCCTCAAAGTTACTAAATAAAAGAAGACCGCGCGCCAAGTCGTGAGGTGCTAGTCTCGCATACTGGGCTGCCCGATGTCAGGATGCACTGCCGGCACTTCCGTCCTCACAGGAGACTGTTGACTTTTGCAACAGCCCTCATAGATCGCTCCTCGTATCAGAGGTCTAGATGTTACGATGCTTTGGGGTAGTCTCAAGAGTTGCTCCATAGGGTTAGACGCTTGTCTATTTCATCTTTTGGCAAGCGGGTATT
The sequence above is a segment of the Porphyromonas vaginalis genome. Coding sequences within it:
- a CDS encoding alkaline phosphatase, which produces MKSILRILLLLLPTLSLLGQQKEYPLPERPAKNVILLISDGTSLPTVSLARWYQRALDPQAQHLSLDPYLSGSVITYCSNAPIGDSAPTTSCYMTGVPSIDGFIATYPYSEPHNDLVPLDSSWAYRPVVTLLEAAKQKQGKRIGVVCTCEFPHATPADCTAHSSSRKLYKSIVPQMVDNGVDLLLGGGTSLMTSELKERLNRQGIALYLDDLAAMRVHRGGGMWALFDKMDMPYDLDRRSLGDTLRYPSLAEMTETAIRNLENPNGFVLMVEGSKVDWAAHANDPVTMATEFLAFDKAVAVALDYAQRDGNTIVLVTADHGNSGMSIGRVDRGYARLTLDELIMPLTRFRYSSVELGRKTSQTALSHLADSLYSWSGIRPSDEELAEINAVEDYACSTLSAEQRKAKYAELGWSQKYRLKEYFVDWMKRHLLIGFTTHGHTGEEVFLASYTPQQLTPIRGCVTNIDLHNYMRTQLGLEQTMLELSEEYYAPHDALFPQAQYEITGDQPEEKRITIHYKGHAIELRAYQRRAWVDGVEQELPTPVVYVSETNKFYLSRSLVRQL
- the rsmA gene encoding 16S rRNA (adenine(1518)-N(6)/adenine(1519)-N(6))-dimethyltransferase RsmA; this translates as MDSVRAKKYLGQHFLTDRGAAQRIADSIADYLGTPILEVGPGMGVLTQPLLEAGHDLQVIDIDHESIEYLHQHFPQLSQEGRIIEGDFLKLPAEELIPGRADTPFVVIGNYPYNISSQIFFRILELRERIPAVAGMLQHEVAQRLCASPGGRDYGILSVLLQCWYDCDYLFKVSKRDFNPPPKVDGGVMIARRNSRTALPCDEANFKRVVKTAFGQRRKMLRNALMSLFGKEFPYADHEIFTLRAERLSVEDFIGLTLMYEALPTDNLTTP
- a CDS encoding fructose-1,6-bisphosphatase — translated: MMQDKTDIQAAKDDLRYLQLLSNQFRNSAEVSTEIINLQAILSLPKGTEHFLADVHGEHEAFDHVLKNASGSVMRKIREVFAGQMMELQMRELATLIYYPQAKLEQLHEADQINEEWYKVTLNRLVKVCRKVGEKYTRSKVRKALPPQYSYIIQELLHEDGVNPNKSAYISSIISTIISTGKAEDFICAISATIKRLVIDRLHIVGDIYDRGPGAQYIMDTLLDYHNVDIQWGNHDMLWMGAAAGNDACIACVIRIALRYANLDTIEDGYGINLMPLSRLASEVYAGDPCTYFKPKLGDSDASYDEKGIYLISQMHKAISIIQFKLEHQLIARHPEWQMQERDLLHKIDFEAGTVDLSHTNPNEDYGVHEMLDMNFPTIDPKDPYRLTPQEEEVMDRLRRSFATSERLHTHIDAFYRLGSMYLVCNGNLLYHASMPLDASGQLKAVRVLDSQPLRGRALLDEIDRVVRLAHPSRHSHPKHEAAVDYIFYLWCGPDSPLFDKSAMTTFERYFVADKKTHTETKGYYFKYRQDRETIEMILREFGLEGEDCHVINGHVPVKVAKGEKPIAAGGKLMIIDGGFSRAYQSSTGIAGYTLIYNSQGMQLVQHEPFTTMRRAVELMEDIKSVTVISERTTHRMLVADTDVGADLQQQVDDLEKLLHAFNAGLIKERKSLPQIHAK
- a CDS encoding sigma-70 family RNA polymerase sigma factor, with the translated sequence MRQLKINQSITNRESASLDRYLQEIGRTSLISPEEEVELAREIHRGNRRALNKLVEANLRFVVSVAKQYQNQGLSLPDLINEGNIGMIKAAEKFDETRGFKFISYAVWWIRQSILQALAEQSRIVRLPLNQVGLQQKMNKAIVKFEQLNGRRPSPQEIAAELELPEDKIREALKVQGKHQSLDAPFVEGEDNNMLDVLVNEDTPSTDSSLINESLSAEIDRILDQLGDREAEVLRCFFGIGCPEMTLEEIGERTKLSRERVRQIKEKAIRRLKQSDRCEYLKAYLG
- a CDS encoding transglycosylase domain-containing protein → MKGKIIKVLWWLFGAFWTLVLIIFILIWHGVIGYMPDVEQLQNPIDKYASVLISDDGVQLGSYAHGSTNRIYVSYDELAEPLVQALVATEDVRFYKHSGVDIRGVGRAVIKRGVLRHTASGGGSTITQQLAKQLYSPHAKSTLQRLLQKPIEWVIAIKLERNYTKEEIIAMYLNQFDFLYNAIGIRSAAQTYFGKKPSELNLNESAMLVGMCKNPSLYNPVLHADSEAPLNRRNTVLLQMKKAGYISEETYTTAMAEPIHLNFTSNTHSDGLAPYYREFVRLLLTAKKPKRSDYSQWNQEQYAIDSLLWETQPIYGWCQKNKKSDGSHYDLYADGLKIYGTIDSRMQQYAEEAVQKHMSEFVQPNFDREMRGSKLAPYSSDLTAQQRKDAIERALHNTDRWRSLKKLGMSPEEIRKTFDQKRKMRVWSYNGWVDKEMTPRDSVLYYKRFLHTGFMAMNPHNGNILAYVGDVDFRTFKYDMVSQGRRQVGSTIKPFLYSLSMIQGISPCEQVMHQPITLYDANGKAWTPRNTGAKRVGEMVSIKWGLQNSSNWVTAYLMGRTSPYTFVRLLHSFGIKGDIDPVVSVALGTPDVTVSEMVAAYSAFVNQGIRVDPIPVTRIEDRYGNVVATFTANLTEVLPARAALQMLDMMRAVVDGGTGGRLRFRHNLTMPLGGKTGTTQRNSDGWFVGFSPEIVAGCWVGGEERSIHFRSMAYGQGASAALPVFGYFMKAVYADPSLGYSASTPFNVPAGFSPCGEQATVDLHESLSDAVDDAVDDVMEDILE
- a CDS encoding DMT family transporter yields the protein MTDKTTTPSTDWLGYLMGLISSATFGLIPLLSIPVLSQGVAEGTVLMYRFLIAALIVGSIVVIRRESLRVSWRSFLILLALSVLYFFSSFLLIEGYQHMPSGVATVLHFSYPTFVVLLMFVVFRQRINVLQGLAVLLALGGVSLISGFFESDVTSIPLRPLLTVLFSGFCYATYIVILRHSRLEPMSSFKLTTYVMGLSAILFALFCKATGANLLLDNTTQWIYTALLALIPTVCANITLVWAVQRIGSTPTAIMGALEPLTAVIVGALALGEELSLGQGVGIGVVLLAVLLLVVSPLLMRRLKQV
- a CDS encoding CD225/dispanin family protein, which codes for MRLYYIVCNGQELGPYTLEELSARRITPQTIIRVDGMSDACTAQTLDELRPLFGYQAPGPNPYAGAPAYGTPYGYGNPMQPQNRPAMPPDNLVWSILCVLFFFPLGIIPLIYSIQVSTHYDRGNYAEAENASRKSLQWARGLAIAAAVCIGISIAIFVAIAIAATSAVSAAL